One window of Flavobacteriales bacterium genomic DNA carries:
- a CDS encoding RNA polymerase sigma factor codes for MTLTDYNSAVDQHADGIYRFAVKHLRDTDTAKDVVQESFARLWQKVDEVDGAKAKSYLFTTAHHLLVDEARKGSRSTRMEDRHADLHWGSQGQPDLKEVLDAALATLPELQRSVVLLRDLEGYSYEEIAELTQLNITQVKVYIYRGRTALKDYIGNLENVL; via the coding sequence GTGACCCTCACCGACTACAATAGCGCCGTGGACCAGCATGCGGACGGCATTTACCGTTTTGCGGTGAAGCACCTGCGCGACACCGATACGGCGAAGGACGTGGTGCAGGAAAGCTTTGCCCGGTTGTGGCAGAAGGTGGATGAGGTGGACGGCGCGAAGGCCAAGAGCTACCTCTTCACCACCGCGCACCACCTTCTGGTGGACGAGGCCCGCAAGGGATCGCGCAGCACGCGCATGGAGGACCGGCATGCCGACCTGCATTGGGGCAGTCAGGGCCAACCGGACCTGAAGGAAGTGCTGGACGCCGCACTGGCCACGCTTCCGGAATTGCAGCGCAGCGTGGTGCTGCTGCGGGACCTGGAAGGCTACAGCTACGAGGAGATCGCTGAATTGACGCAGTTGAACATAACCCAGGTAAAGGTGTACATCTATCGCGGACGCACCGCCTTGAAGGACTACATCGGCAACTTGGAGAACGTGCTATGA